Genomic DNA from Nitrosospira lacus:
CCAGCTTTAACCATTGCTCTTTGTAAAGCGTCACGGGAAACCTGCCCATGCCGTACACCGAGAGTGCTCCCTTTTCGCTCACCTTCATGGTGATCCCCGTACTGGCTCCTTTTTTGAGTGCTTCGTTTTCTTTACGCAATCGCTCCAACTCGGCTTTCATGTCCTCGTCTGACATCATTCCTCCCAGATTATTGTGTTACCCGATAAGTATGCCTTTTTTTAATCTGAAGCACGATCTTTGGCTATGATAGCGTGACTAAAAAACGTGGGGAACCACTGAACAATCCGTCAATCCGGTAAAATATCTTGAAGACTGATAAAATGGAATTGAATGACGTTATCCGGGACTAATTGATAAGTGCCCGGCTAAGTCAAAAACATTGATGGAAGTCTTCTCAGAAGGACTGCGCATCACGTCACCGCATCGGTTGTTGCCGTACTTTCACCTTCCATCTTGAATTCGTCGTCGTTACATTTAACCTGAACCCGGCGGTTGACCGTTTATCTTTTCAATTAGGCACCATGATCCACAAAGACATATACGCTTGAGCTTCACCTTTGTGGTGAGTTTCACTACAACTACCGGATTCAGGTTCAAAGAAGAACGCCCATGCGCAATCCATTTCAAAATGATGCTTTAGGCAAATTTATTTTGCGCCTTACGGTTGGCACGCTGATACTGCTGCATGGAGTATTCAAAATGCTCAATCCAGGCTCTCTCGAATTCATCAGCAAGCAACTTGCCGGGTTTAATTTACCTGCAGTTCTGGCTTACGGCGTTTACGTGGGCGAAGTTATTGCGCCACTAATGATTATTCTGGGAATTTTTTCTCGCCTGGGTGGATTGCTGGTTTTTGGCAATATGATATTTGCATTGGTACTGGCACACCGCAGCCAGCTTTTCTCGCTAACGAGCAATGGCGGCTGGGCACTTGAATTGCAGGGTTTCTATTTATTTTCCGGCCTCGCGATATTATTCCTTGGTAGCGGTAAAATGGCGATCAGACCGGATTGATCCGACAGTCTGCCAAGTTTGAAGAATCGAGGCGGCGGATTCCTTTAAGTCCGGCAGACCGCCGATTACCACTCACAATGTATGGATGGATTGGTTATGCACGTAAAACCCTCACAATCCCCTGGTTCCACCAATTCCGGACAATGCAGATGGCATGCGGTTGCGGATATGCCGGAACTGCAGAGCGTAGCGCTGAAGATGATACTCGACAGTGCCGCCACGGCGATCCGGATGCGAGGACAGTTTCACCTCGTACTCGCGGGCGGCGACACGCCGCGCGCAATCTATAAACAGCTGCGGTCGGCACATACCGACTGGTCAGCCTGGTATGTCTACTTTGGCGACGAACGCTGTGTGTCGCCCACCGATCCCAGGCGCAACTCGGTTATGGCCGGAGAAACGTGGCTCGATTATGTCGAAATTCCGGCGGATCAGCTGTACACAATTCCCGGGGAACTCGGTGCGGATCTGGCGGCTTGCGAGTACGCGCAGACCTTGAATACCGTCGGCATATTTGATTTAACGCTGCTTGGGCTCGGTGAAGATGGCCATACCGCTAGCCTGTTTCCCGGTCACGAATGGGGAGCTGAGCCCGATTCGCCTGACACGCTGGCGGTGCTGGATGCGCCCAAGCCACCGCCTCAGCGCGTTTCGCTGAGCGCGGCAAGACTCAGCCGTTCAAGACAGGTCATATTTCTCGTCAGCGGCGAGTCCAAGCGGGATGCGGTAATGCGCTGGCGCGCAGGTGAAAATATTCCTCCGCGGGCAATAGCACCGGAGAAGGGAGTTGATGTGCTGGTGGAATCCGCTTTACTCTAGCGTCTCCAAGCGGCTATTTATCTTATTAAATCTTATTTATTATCTTTGGATTCGTCATCTTTTGGCTTGAATCTGAACCGGCACAAGTTACCGCCGTGGACCATGCATTCATGTTGCTCCACTGTGCTTTCGGTGAAAGTCTCCATCAGACCCCTGTCAAGATGGCAAATGTCGGTATCTCTCACCGCCATCCTGTGAAAGACGCAATTATCGGCTTCTATTACCGTCTCGCCACCCGGAAATGTAGCGGTTTTGGCGTTATAACCAAGCTGCTCCATCACCTCGGCGAGCTTCTCGACTTTCTCTGCGTGCGTAGTCAGACCGGGATGTTCGCTGCGAAGCTGACGTCCGACACCCGCACCAATCTCGCCCAAGCGCCTGCTCATGTTTTCCGCCCCCTCTTCCTGCTGAACGGAAGCCACCACAAGTTGTGCAAGCCATGAATACTGGCGCGGAAAGCTCTCCCGTCCAAGCTCGCTAAGAATATAAAGCTGTTGAGGACGCCCCCCTCCTGAGGGTCGGGTGGCACCGGTCTCCACCAATCCTGCCGCTTCCAGCGAGGCAAGATGCTGCCGTACCGCATTGCGCGTAATTTCAAGTCCTTTCGAAAGCTCATCTACGCTCAGGCCCGGCTTGCCCCTGCGCAGCAGCTTGAGCAATTGTTTCTGCCGTTCACCCATAGTATTAAGCATTTGGCTTCCTTCCTTTCTCCTGTCTGTATTATAAGAAATTATTATGGAATGCATTATTGTCTGCTCCATCTATCAACAGAATACAACATTAAGACACTTTAAGCATGGAAAAGTTGACAAAACATCCCCGATGTTTTATGGTTTTCTCGACTCAAAGGATAATACAAATGTTCATCACTGTCGATGAACCCACTTAAAGGAGATACCTTTATGAGAACAAGGACATTTTTTGCGGCGATTTCCCTTGGTTTGTTGGCCGCCTGCGCCCAGATGAGCCCCCTCGAAGCTGTTCAGAACACCAATGTTCGCAAAGCTGCTCAGAATGCCCGAACCCGAAGCGACCATGATGCCTTGACGAAGTATTTCGAAGGTAAGGCAAAGGAAATGCACTCGAAGGCTGAGGAGCAGAAAAAATTGCTTGAGCACTATGAGCAAAAAAGCTACCTCTATGGCCGGCAGGCTCAGGATCTGAAATCCCACACCACGGCATTGGTACGCAAGTACGAAGAAACCGAACAGGCAAGCATAAAAGAAGCTACCGCGCATCGGCAAATGGCAAAGGAAGCGGCCGGCGCCGAGGGCCGCGTCGTGGATAACGCTTCCCAAACACGCCCGCAGCACAACTAAAAGCTGGGACCACTCCTTTCACGCTCTGGATATCCTGAATTCGGAATAATTGCACGCCGGGTTATTCTCTCCAGGCCGGGAAACCCGGCAAACGCCGGAAAAAATCCATGTCGTGGTTGGGCCAAAGCTCCGCGTCTTCCTTGCGGCCTAGCGCCTTGAATTTGCGGATACTCGCCAAGGCCAGCGTTTCGTTATCCTGCCAACAATAGCCCGGTGCAATTTCCTCCGACAAGTTCTCACACAGATCGGCCGCATCGCCGCACAGGATGATGGGCTGGCCCTTCTTTAGCTCGATAAATAGTGACATGTGCCCCGCCGTATGGCCAGGACTGGTGATGGCGTGCACACCCGGGGCTACCGGGTATTCGCCCACTTTCACCCGCCATTGATCCGCGGGGGCCAGTTCGCAGGCAAATACGCTGTCATCCAGCCCGGTATTTGCCGCAGCCAATTCATCGCCTTGTATATGAACCTCGCAGCCCGGCAGATCGCAAAGCCCGCCCACATGATCAAAGTGCAAATGGCTGATGAACACGAGGTCTATATCGGATGGCACAAGCCCCAGTTGCGCCAGGTAGCGCGGAATGCGCTGCGCTTCCTGCATGGCGGGCGCTTCCACCAGCGGACACATGGGGTCAAAATACCTGGCGCGCAAAAGCGGATCGGCCACCTTGCGATAATCGCATCCCGCATCGTAAAGAATGCGCCCGTTTGATGTTTCGATCAAATAGGCGAGTATCGGCGCATCGATGAATTTGCCATGACCGCGATTGCGCGTCGAGATGGTTTTCTCATAGCGGATCGTGCCGGTGAGCAGCGGCCACACCTT
This window encodes:
- a CDS encoding helix-turn-helix transcriptional regulator — protein: MLNTMGERQKQLLKLLRRGKPGLSVDELSKGLEITRNAVRQHLASLEAAGLVETGATRPSGGGRPQQLYILSELGRESFPRQYSWLAQLVVASVQQEEGAENMSRRLGEIGAGVGRQLRSEHPGLTTHAEKVEKLAEVMEQLGYNAKTATFPGGETVIEADNCVFHRMAVRDTDICHLDRGLMETFTESTVEQHECMVHGGNLCRFRFKPKDDESKDNK
- a CDS encoding DoxX family protein → MRNPFQNDALGKFILRLTVGTLILLHGVFKMLNPGSLEFISKQLAGFNLPAVLAYGVYVGEVIAPLMIILGIFSRLGGLLVFGNMIFALVLAHRSQLFSLTSNGGWALELQGFYLFSGLAILFLGSGKMAIRPD
- the pgl gene encoding 6-phosphogluconolactonase, yielding MPELQSVALKMILDSAATAIRMRGQFHLVLAGGDTPRAIYKQLRSAHTDWSAWYVYFGDERCVSPTDPRRNSVMAGETWLDYVEIPADQLYTIPGELGADLAACEYAQTLNTVGIFDLTLLGLGEDGHTASLFPGHEWGAEPDSPDTLAVLDAPKPPPQRVSLSAARLSRSRQVIFLVSGESKRDAVMRWRAGENIPPRAIAPEKGVDVLVESALL
- a CDS encoding N-acyl homoserine lactonase family protein, producing the protein MMSHAPKVWPLLTGTIRYEKTISTRNRGHGKFIDAPILAYLIETSNGRILYDAGCDYRKVADPLLRARYFDPMCPLVEAPAMQEAQRIPRYLAQLGLVPSDIDLVFISHLHFDHVGGLCDLPGCEVHIQGDELAAANTGLDDSVFACELAPADQWRVKVGEYPVAPGVHAITSPGHTAGHMSLFIELKKGQPIILCGDAADLCENLSEEIAPGYCWQDNETLALASIRKFKALGRKEDAELWPNHDMDFFRRLPGFPAWRE